The Methanosphaera stadtmanae DSM 3091 genome includes a window with the following:
- a CDS encoding AAA domain-containing protein — protein sequence MKVESKHDIYTYLNKVKEAIKSKPSWNVVRDKYLSTFNFKKFVMYNDLDLTNWSDNVGSGEIGRIFGLKEPDNFESFDTNTIDKQLNPIDVYNVVDADSSQIAVIEDAKKGHSLVVEGPPGTGKSQTIVNLIAELLANNQKILFVSEKKAALEVVEKRMEDIGLGTYCLGLYDNKTRNKQLLADISKTLTCDSVKMKSFDDYDKLQQIKILLNNYIEVIQSKYGNSDKTIYQLIGIYEEEYQNLEKQNQEIYKINLPPLKELSKKDWGDLLNKIDKIAQLYTLISPINTNPWKSTSIETLLPNDIDNIKIKTEKITNTIDILVENINNFSQKVGINTINSMTHIPEYIQTGTILLSNRNYLEDKDILEEVAIALEDYHGKYNFNINEYNINLSQIKEELSTLINNQKDIVISSDIFIQCDVIRLLDDFKQMKENIELSQIKKALNDNTIEDKFRKFKSGKDSFMKFLNKNYKNSKKELLSYYEVNVDDDVIIRDFERLFSWNDTLISIRNKILPYTSFNNLTDEEIIYQLEQLLRNNDKLTQINTQVADIFNQSPFKSPDELEYHIDLLLNRERLEKFIEENNSLLDTYFTTWNGTNTNIIEFKDEYDTLTQFLTKQDFNLLKNINPEDIPNLKDIIQTIDYSYNIINEKYQFLDNILGFKDNLSKNILFNTDFENIKTEIQKLNSSISTINDWNQFNTYAKEYSNEYTHEFIELVKEDKIKSEAIQSLFTYTMVNNILEEAYTENETLQEFNDTLYENNIEKFKKLDKQTIDLNKYRVREKLDSKKPNMNASINPSSSLGILAREINKKRNFKPIRQLLTECKTIITDIKPCFLMSPLSIAQYLDTHEYESYFDYVIFDEASQVKVEDALGALLRGKHYVIMGDTKQLPPTSFFDVETNIESDDDIDIQDVESILHLCKSSLPSRMLKCHYRSRHQSLIAVSNMEFYNNELCIFPSPAKNSDELGLKFVYNKDSVYDRGGSSQNRIEARDVINYAINHFKKYGNSKSLGIGTFSTKQRDAISEELEAELKKHPELQKYFNEEGSDGFFIKNIENIQGDERDVILISIGYGYDNNHKLSLSFGPLNRDGGERRLNVLTTRAKEKCVVFCNFKSGDMKAKIKTTSPRGVQALSKYLYYAETGEFSTNYITDGDFDSPFEESVYNFLTDEGYIVSKQVGCAGYRIDLAIVNPKDSNNYVLGIECDGASYHSSASARDRDRLRQNMLEGLGWKFHRIWSTDWYYNRINAKNTLLEAIDKALIDVENETRADKLEVTDKTQYLDDNTKIEDTTQSLPEVSGDGVNTPSDTSTSKNTVTINTVEIPVEDSVDEHVEYVKCEDVKLNEDYVYYENSIVCYDFYSLDKNSVLEVIEDIISVESPICDEELYNRLKKVYNVKATKKFKATVDKIADSTKLMRSGIYHKDGFYLNPNVEICVRFREKPNIDYIYAQEVELAIKEVLSVNYSMGVDDLAKEVSLLFGFKSLSNKTKNSIFEVIQGLHFSDNSSLRIEDDVVSM from the coding sequence ATGAAAGTAGAATCAAAACATGACATATACACATATCTAAATAAAGTAAAAGAAGCAATTAAATCAAAACCATCATGGAATGTAGTAAGGGATAAGTATCTAAGTACATTTAATTTTAAGAAATTTGTAATGTACAATGATCTAGATCTTACTAACTGGTCAGATAATGTGGGTAGTGGTGAAATAGGTCGTATCTTTGGACTTAAAGAACCAGATAATTTTGAATCATTTGACACAAACACAATTGATAAACAATTAAATCCAATAGATGTATACAATGTAGTAGATGCAGATTCTTCACAAATAGCAGTAATTGAAGATGCAAAAAAGGGACATAGTCTTGTAGTGGAAGGACCTCCTGGTACTGGAAAATCACAAACAATTGTAAATCTCATAGCAGAATTACTAGCAAATAATCAGAAAATATTATTTGTCAGTGAAAAAAAGGCAGCACTTGAAGTTGTAGAAAAAAGAATGGAAGATATAGGACTTGGAACATACTGTCTTGGATTATATGATAATAAAACAAGAAATAAACAATTACTAGCAGATATTAGTAAGACATTAACATGTGATTCTGTTAAAATGAAATCATTTGATGATTATGATAAACTTCAACAGATAAAAATATTATTAAATAACTATATTGAAGTTATACAATCCAAGTATGGAAATAGTGACAAGACAATCTATCAATTAATAGGAATATATGAAGAGGAATATCAAAATCTTGAAAAACAAAATCAGGAAATATATAAGATAAATCTTCCACCACTAAAAGAGTTATCTAAAAAGGATTGGGGAGACCTTCTTAATAAAATAGATAAAATAGCACAACTCTACACATTAATATCACCAATAAATACAAATCCCTGGAAGTCAACATCAATAGAAACATTACTACCAAATGATATTGATAATATTAAGATAAAAACAGAAAAAATAACAAATACAATCGATATTCTAGTGGAGAATATAAATAATTTCAGTCAAAAAGTAGGAATTAACACTATAAATTCAATGACCCATATTCCTGAATATATTCAGACAGGAACAATACTACTGTCAAATAGAAACTACTTGGAAGATAAAGATATTCTAGAAGAAGTAGCAATAGCACTAGAAGACTATCATGGTAAATATAACTTTAATATTAATGAATACAACATAAATCTTAGTCAAATAAAAGAAGAACTTTCAACACTTATCAACAACCAAAAAGATATTGTAATATCCTCTGACATATTCATACAATGTGATGTTATAAGACTTCTTGATGACTTTAAACAAATGAAGGAAAATATTGAATTATCACAGATAAAAAAGGCATTAAATGATAATACAATAGAAGATAAGTTTCGTAAATTCAAGTCTGGAAAAGATTCCTTCATGAAATTCTTAAATAAGAATTATAAAAACTCTAAAAAAGAATTATTATCATACTATGAAGTTAATGTGGATGATGATGTAATAATAAGGGACTTTGAAAGATTATTCTCATGGAATGATACACTAATTAGTATAAGAAACAAGATACTACCATACACATCATTTAACAATCTAACAGATGAAGAAATAATCTACCAATTAGAACAACTTCTAAGAAACAATGATAAGTTAACACAAATCAACACACAAGTAGCAGATATATTCAATCAAAGTCCATTTAAATCACCAGATGAACTAGAATATCACATAGATCTACTACTAAATAGAGAAAGACTAGAAAAATTCATAGAAGAAAATAATTCACTACTAGATACATACTTCACAACATGGAATGGTACCAATACAAATATCATAGAATTTAAAGATGAATATGATACACTTACACAATTTTTAACAAAACAAGACTTCAATTTACTAAAGAATATAAATCCAGAAGATATACCAAATCTAAAAGATATAATTCAAACAATAGACTATTCTTACAATATAATAAATGAGAAATACCAATTTTTAGATAACATACTTGGATTTAAGGATAATCTATCAAAAAACATACTCTTTAACACAGACTTTGAAAACATAAAAACAGAAATACAAAAATTAAACTCCAGTATTTCAACAATAAATGATTGGAATCAATTTAACACATATGCTAAGGAATATTCCAATGAATACACCCATGAATTCATAGAACTAGTAAAAGAGGATAAAATAAAATCAGAAGCAATACAATCACTTTTTACATATACAATGGTAAATAACATACTTGAAGAGGCATACACTGAAAATGAAACATTACAAGAATTTAATGACACATTATATGAAAATAACATTGAAAAATTCAAGAAATTAGATAAACAAACCATAGACCTAAATAAATACAGGGTACGTGAAAAACTAGACAGTAAAAAACCTAACATGAATGCTAGTATAAATCCATCATCATCACTGGGAATCCTGGCACGTGAAATAAACAAGAAACGAAATTTCAAACCAATAAGACAATTATTAACAGAATGTAAAACAATAATCACTGATATAAAACCATGCTTCTTAATGAGTCCACTATCCATTGCACAATACCTTGATACACATGAATATGAATCTTACTTTGACTATGTAATATTCGATGAAGCAAGTCAAGTGAAGGTAGAAGATGCACTTGGAGCACTTCTTAGGGGAAAACACTACGTTATAATGGGTGATACAAAACAACTTCCACCAACATCATTTTTTGATGTTGAAACAAACATTGAAAGTGATGATGATATTGATATACAGGATGTTGAAAGTATTCTTCATCTATGTAAATCATCACTACCATCACGTATGCTAAAGTGTCACTATAGAAGTCGTCATCAATCACTAATAGCAGTGTCAAATATGGAATTCTATAACAATGAACTATGTATATTCCCATCTCCTGCAAAGAATAGTGATGAATTGGGTCTTAAATTTGTTTACAACAAGGATAGTGTCTATGATAGGGGTGGAAGTAGTCAAAATAGAATAGAAGCAAGAGATGTAATTAACTATGCAATAAATCATTTTAAAAAGTATGGAAATAGTAAAAGTTTAGGTATAGGTACTTTTAGTACAAAACAAAGAGATGCAATCAGTGAAGAGCTTGAAGCAGAACTTAAAAAACATCCTGAATTACAAAAATACTTCAATGAAGAAGGATCTGATGGATTCTTTATTAAAAATATTGAAAATATTCAGGGAGATGAAAGGGATGTTATACTAATAAGTATAGGATATGGATATGATAACAATCATAAACTTTCCCTAAGTTTTGGACCATTAAATAGGGATGGAGGAGAACGTCGTTTAAATGTACTTACAACACGTGCAAAGGAAAAATGTGTAGTATTTTGTAACTTCAAATCAGGTGATATGAAGGCTAAGATTAAAACTACATCACCACGTGGTGTACAGGCTCTTAGTAAATATCTTTACTATGCAGAAACTGGGGAATTCTCAACAAATTACATAACAGATGGAGATTTTGACTCACCATTTGAAGAATCTGTATATAACTTCCTTACTGATGAGGGCTATATTGTTTCAAAACAGGTGGGATGTGCAGGTTATAGAATTGATTTAGCAATAGTTAATCCAAAAGATTCTAATAATTATGTTCTTGGAATAGAATGTGATGGTGCATCATATCATAGTAGTGCATCTGCAAGGGATCGTGATAGACTCAGACAAAATATGCTTGAAGGATTAGGATGGAAGTTCCATAGAATCTGGTCAACAGACTGGTATTATAATAGAATAAATGCTAAAAATACCTTACTTGAAGCTATTGATAAGGCACTAATTGATGTAGAAAATGAGACAAGAGCAGATAAACTTGAAGTTACTGATAAAACACAATACTTAGATGATAATACTAAAATAGAAGATACTACTCAAAGTTTACCTGAGGTTAGTGGAGATGGAGTAAATACTCCAAGTGATACTTCAACATCTAAAAACACAGTTACTATAAACACTGTAGAAATACCTGTGGAGGATTCAGTTGATGAACATGTGGAGTATGTTAAATGTGAGGATGTTAAATTAAATGAGGATTATGTTTACTATGAAAATAGTATAGTATGTTATGACTTCTATAGTTTAGATAAAAATAGTGTTCTGGAGGTTATTGAGGATATTATTAGTGTTGAATCTCCAATCTGTGATGAAGAATTATATAATCGTCTTAAAAAAGTCTATAATGTTAAGGCTACAAAGAAATTTAAGGCAACTGTGGATAAAATAGCAGATTCTACTAAACTTATGCGTAGTGGTATTTATCATAAGGATGGTTTTTATTTAAATCCAAATGTGGAGATATGTGTTAGATTTAGAGAAAAACCAAATATAGATTATATATATGCTCAGGAGGTAGAACTTGCAATTAAGGAAGTTTTATCAGTAAATTATTCTATGGGCGTGGATGATTTGGCAAAAGAAGTATCATTACTATTTGGTTTTAAATCATTGTCTAATAAGACAAAAAATAGTATTTTTGAAGTAATACAAGGCCTTCATTTTTCTGATAATTCTAGTCTTAGAATTGAGGATGATGTTGTAAGTATGTAG
- a CDS encoding DUF4011 domain-containing protein has product MQETKTNEFNKIFDTSRKNLLDMGLRNNLLNFKEVKRTIPIIDEDIGELYNILIVDENSMEFLPKPKKDTNRNTYTLEDKSNRFNEEYVDSGEYVDLDKKDSHNKSIDTRNTHKTEKTHDLQSGTEDINIWQMPTNLDNIPEKYRDLYLQTNLTENELQKRLFSLMQYYKSSIQESGYNTLYLALGFLEWKQTDYEEATHKAPLILIPVEIERQSIDSPFSIKATGEEISLNLSLKHKLLD; this is encoded by the coding sequence ATGCAAGAGACAAAAACAAATGAATTTAATAAAATCTTTGATACCTCACGTAAAAATCTTCTAGATATGGGATTAAGAAATAATCTACTAAATTTCAAGGAAGTAAAACGTACCATACCAATTATAGATGAGGATATAGGAGAATTATATAATATACTGATTGTTGATGAAAATAGTATGGAATTTCTTCCAAAACCAAAAAAAGACACAAATAGAAACACATATACATTGGAAGATAAAAGTAATAGATTTAATGAAGAATATGTTGATAGTGGAGAATATGTTGATTTAGATAAAAAAGACTCTCATAATAAATCAATAGATACAAGAAATACACATAAAACAGAAAAGACACATGATTTACAAAGTGGTACAGAAGATATTAATATCTGGCAGATGCCAACAAATCTAGATAATATTCCAGAAAAATACAGGGACCTCTATCTTCAAACAAATCTAACAGAAAATGAATTACAAAAAAGATTGTTTTCACTCATGCAATACTATAAATCTAGTATACAGGAATCTGGATATAACACATTATACTTAGCACTAGGATTTCTCGAGTGGAAACAAACAGATTATGAAGAAGCAACACATAAAGCTCCACTCATACTTATTCCTGTTGAAATAGAAAGACAATCCATAGATTCACCATTTTCAATAAAAGCAACAGGTGAGGAAATATCCCTTAACCTATCACTAAAACATAAACTTCTAGATTAG
- a CDS encoding flavin reductase family protein → MKKDATTNSFINPEPHVIISCRDKDGRDNALSIGFIANVSFNPRIIMIAILHTRYSHHIIKESGEFVVNIATEELKSEVEYLGSTSGRDTNKLENISTTDATLINAPLIDMCPVNFECRVVECLKPGTHDVFFGEVLKVHCDEKYLNNNKSINWDKINILHS, encoded by the coding sequence ATGAAAAAAGATGCAACAACAAATAGTTTTATAAATCCAGAGCCACATGTAATAATCTCCTGTAGGGATAAAGATGGACGTGATAATGCTTTATCAATTGGATTTATAGCAAATGTAAGTTTTAATCCCAGAATAATAATGATAGCAATATTACATACTAGGTATTCCCATCATATAATAAAAGAAAGTGGAGAATTTGTTGTAAATATTGCAACAGAAGAACTTAAAAGTGAAGTAGAATACTTGGGAAGTACATCTGGTAGAGATACTAATAAATTAGAAAATATTTCCACAACAGATGCAACACTAATTAATGCTCCACTTATTGATATGTGTCCTGTGAATTTTGAATGTAGGGTTGTAGAATGTCTAAAGCCTGGAACACATGATGTGTTTTTTGGTGAAGTATTAAAGGTTCACTGTGATGAAAAATATTTAAATAATAATAAATCAATTAATTGGGATAAAATAAATATATTACATAGTTAA